From one Shewanella sp. GD04112 genomic stretch:
- a CDS encoding TRAP transporter small permease, with the protein MISRIFGYFEEGVLNLLITLMTLLVFTEVVARFFFNTGFLWIQELTLTLCGWFVLFGMSYGVKVGAHIGVDAFVKNLPPKAKKITSLVTALICLAYCGLFLKGSWEYLSQMYQIGVPMEDIHFPKFLLNSLDPDFAWNTLKIDVEDGAVPIWLSQSILLIGFSMLTWRFLELFIAILRNQVSGFQFADEAKESMHLIDEGAQHAQQETDNKEAK; encoded by the coding sequence GTGATATCGCGAATTTTTGGTTACTTTGAAGAAGGGGTGCTCAACCTCTTAATCACCTTAATGACACTCTTAGTGTTCACAGAGGTAGTGGCGCGGTTTTTCTTCAATACCGGTTTTTTATGGATCCAAGAACTGACCTTAACCCTTTGTGGTTGGTTTGTGCTTTTTGGTATGTCCTATGGGGTGAAAGTCGGTGCTCACATCGGTGTTGATGCGTTTGTAAAAAATCTGCCCCCTAAGGCTAAAAAGATCACTTCCCTAGTGACGGCATTGATTTGCTTAGCTTATTGCGGACTATTTTTAAAAGGTAGCTGGGAATATCTGTCACAGATGTACCAAATCGGCGTACCGATGGAAGATATTCACTTTCCTAAGTTCCTGTTAAACAGCTTAGATCCCGACTTTGCTTGGAACACCTTAAAGATTGATGTCGAAGACGGCGCTGTGCCCATTTGGTTATCCCAAAGCATTCTATTAATTGGTTTTAGCATGTTGACTTGGCGTTTCTTAGAACTGTTTATCGCCATCCTACGCAACCAAGTTTCTGGATTCCAATTTGCCGATGAAGCGAAAGAAAGCATGCATTTAATTGACGAAGGTGCTCAGCACGCACAACAAGAAACAGACAATAAGGAAGCGAAGTAA
- a CDS encoding TRAP transporter substrate-binding protein, with amino-acid sequence MTLNQQMGITRPLKTVAKMLALASVFATSFNVFAAPVEIKFSHVVAENTPKGQMALKFKELVEQRLPGEYTVSVFPNSQLFGDNNELAALLLNDVQFVAPSLSKFERYTKRLQVFDLPFLFNDMDAVNRFQQGEAGQALLNSMSRKGIVGLGYLHNGMKQFSANTPLKQPSDAKGLKFRVMASDVLAAQFDAVGAIPVKKPFSEVFTLLQTRAIDGQENTWSNTYSQKFYEVQSQITESNHGVLDYMVVTSDAFWKSLPADKRKVIKEALDESIALGNKIAAEKDNEDKQLILDSKRSQLVTLTPDERQKWIDVMKPVWAKFEDQVGKDVIEAAVAANKQ; translated from the coding sequence ATGACATTGAATCAACAAATGGGTATCACACGTCCATTAAAAACCGTAGCTAAGATGCTGGCACTGGCCTCAGTGTTCGCGACCAGCTTTAACGTGTTTGCGGCGCCCGTTGAAATCAAGTTCTCCCACGTGGTTGCAGAAAATACGCCAAAGGGTCAAATGGCGTTGAAGTTTAAAGAACTCGTTGAGCAACGTTTACCTGGTGAATATACGGTCAGTGTATTCCCTAACTCACAGTTATTTGGGGATAACAACGAGTTAGCGGCACTGCTGTTAAACGATGTGCAATTTGTCGCGCCTTCTCTCTCAAAATTTGAACGTTATACCAAACGCCTACAGGTTTTCGACCTGCCATTCCTGTTTAATGACATGGATGCAGTAAACCGTTTCCAACAGGGTGAAGCCGGTCAAGCACTGCTGAACTCTATGAGCCGCAAAGGTATTGTGGGTTTAGGTTATCTGCACAATGGTATGAAGCAGTTTTCTGCGAACACACCACTGAAACAGCCTTCAGATGCTAAGGGCTTAAAATTCCGTGTAATGGCATCTGACGTATTAGCCGCCCAGTTTGATGCTGTGGGCGCTATCCCTGTGAAGAAACCATTCTCTGAAGTGTTCACCCTGCTGCAAACCCGTGCGATCGACGGTCAAGAAAACACTTGGTCTAACACTTACTCACAAAAATTCTACGAAGTTCAAAGCCAAATCACCGAAAGTAACCACGGCGTGCTGGACTACATGGTCGTGACCTCTGATGCCTTCTGGAAGAGCTTACCAGCGGATAAACGTAAAGTGATCAAAGAAGCCTTAGATGAATCTATCGCCTTAGGTAACAAGATCGCCGCTGAAAAAGATAACGAAGACAAGCAATTAATCCTTGATTCTAAACGTTCGCAACTGGTGACCTTAACACCGGATGAGCGTCAAAAATGGATTGATGTAATGAAACCTGTTTGGGCGAAATTTGAAGACCAAGTAGGTAAAGATGTGATTGAAGCCGCTGTTGCTGCAAATAAACAATAA